From the genome of Carnobacterium viridans:
TCACCGTTGGGATTATGATACGCCAATCGAGGAAACGATGGAAGCTCTGCATGATATTGTGAAGTCTGGTAAGGCTAGGTATATCGGCGCTTCTTCAATGTATGCCTGGCAGTTTCAAAAAGCTCAAAACATTGCAGAAAGGAATGGATGGACCAAATTTATCTCGATGCAAGACCATCTGAATTTGATTTACCGAGAAGAAGAAAGAGAAATGATTCCTTACTGTTTATCTGAAAAAGTGGCTCTCACACCATATAGCCCTTTGGCTTCAGGTCGACTGACTAGAGATTTGTCAGTTCAAACGAAACGCACTGAAACAGATAAAATAGCTCGCTCTAAATATGATGAAACAGCGGATAAAGATCAAGCCATCATCGAAAGAGTTGCGCAGTTAGCTGAACGTTATGACGTCAGCAGAGTTCATGTAGCTTTAGCTTGGTTGTTGCAAAAAGAGGGAGTGGCTGCACCGATTATTGGAGCAACAAAACTTGAACATGTAGAAACAGCTGTTGCTGCAGTAGATTTTAAACTTACTCAAGAAGATGTTCAATTTCTAGAAGAACCCTATATCCCTCATCGCATTGTTGGTTTTTCATAGAAAAACAAATAAAAATAAAAACATGGAGGCCGTTTAAATGGAAACAGTTATGTTAGCGAATGGTATACAAATGCCAATTTTAGGTTATGGAGTGTATCAAGTAAATGATCTTGAAGAATGTGAACGTGTGGTAAGTGAAGCCATTGAGGTAGGGTATCGTTCGATTGATACCGCACAAGCCTACGGGAATGAATCCGCAGTTGGAAATGCTGTGAAGAAGAGTGGGATTCCTCGTGAAGACTTTTTTATCACAACAAAAGTTTGGATCTCAAATGCAGGATATGAAAAAGCAAAAGCTTCCATCGAAGAGTCTATGGAAAAATTGCAAACGGATTATTTGGATTTGGTTTTGATCCACCAACCGTTTAATGATTACTACGGAACTTATCGTGCGATGGAGGAATATTATAGAGAAGGAAAAATAAAAGCCATTGGAGTCAGCAATTTTTATCCGGACCGTTTTATTGATATTGCGGAGTTCAGCGAAATTCAGCCTATGGTAAATCAAGTCGAAACGCACGTATTTAACCAACAAGTAGAAGCTCAAAGTATTATGGAAGAATACAATACTCAAATTGAATCATGGGGACCATTCGCTGAAGGTAAAAATGACTTCTTTAACAATGAAACATTGAAAAAAATCGGTGAGAACTATGGCAAGTCTGTAGCACAAGTTGCTTTACGTTATTTGATTCAACGGAATATTGTGGTGATTCCTAAAACAGTAACAAAGGAACGTATGATCCAAAATTTTGATGTCTTTAACTTTTCATTGACGGATGAAGAGATGGCAACGATTCTAGGATTAAACCAAAAAGAAAGTTTGTTTTTCTCTCATTACGATCCAGAGACCGTTAAATTTTTAACAGGCTTAGGGAAAAGCAAATAAAGACTAAATAAAATTACTTTGAAAGAATAAGTAGATTTCACTATCTATTTATTCTTTTTTTTGCTAATATAGTTACCTGTAGTAATTATACTAGGTAAACTAATTAGAAAAGAGGGCTGAGCAATGGATAGTCAACTATCT
Proteins encoded in this window:
- a CDS encoding aldo/keto reductase encodes the protein MEYAKLGNAGMDVSRICLGAMSFGDPEKWIHKWVLNDAESRPIIKRALELGINFFDTANIYSIGKSEEILGKALKDYANRDEIVLATKVHGHMFDGPNGGGLSRKAVLSQIDQSLKRLQTDYVDLYITHRWDYDTPIEETMEALHDIVKSGKARYIGASSMYAWQFQKAQNIAERNGWTKFISMQDHLNLIYREEEREMIPYCLSEKVALTPYSPLASGRLTRDLSVQTKRTETDKIARSKYDETADKDQAIIERVAQLAERYDVSRVHVALAWLLQKEGVAAPIIGATKLEHVETAVAAVDFKLTQEDVQFLEEPYIPHRIVGFS
- a CDS encoding aldo/keto reductase, producing METVMLANGIQMPILGYGVYQVNDLEECERVVSEAIEVGYRSIDTAQAYGNESAVGNAVKKSGIPREDFFITTKVWISNAGYEKAKASIEESMEKLQTDYLDLVLIHQPFNDYYGTYRAMEEYYREGKIKAIGVSNFYPDRFIDIAEFSEIQPMVNQVETHVFNQQVEAQSIMEEYNTQIESWGPFAEGKNDFFNNETLKKIGENYGKSVAQVALRYLIQRNIVVIPKTVTKERMIQNFDVFNFSLTDEEMATILGLNQKESLFFSHYDPETVKFLTGLGKSK